GCCCGGCTCTGCCTCTGAAGAGGGGAGTTCAGGGCTGGGGCACATTGGTGGGGCCAGGGGAGCAGGGTATTGCTCTAACAGCCCtttgccccctccccaggacccTGACGGACCTGCTGAAGCAGCCGGGCCACGGCCCCTCTGAGCACGCGGATGGTCTCATGGTGGGTGTGCAGGTCCCGCTGGGTGAGGGGCTCGCCCGGGGGCCACCCAGGAACAGCACAGGTAAGGGAAAAATAAGCACCCTTGGGTGAATAAAGGCAGTGGGAGGGCACTGCCTGTTGCTGAGCCCCCCGCCCGCTGGCCTCTGCCTCCCCAGACAAGCCACCCTTGAACAACGCGGTGGCCATTGCCCCCCCGCTGGGGCGGCCCCACGGCCACAGCAAGCGCCTGccactggccaccagcctggccCTGCCAACCCCTGCCTATGCCGCATACGCCACGCTGAAGGGTGGAGGTGAGTGCCACTGCCGGTGGGCCGGGATGGCAGCTGGGGGGATGTGCCCGACGGACCCTGCAGGCGGgtggggaggggcggggggctcACAGAGGGGCATGGGCAGGACGAGCACCCCAGGGCTCCCAGGGCAGCTGTTTCATGGCAGGGGGTCTGCGGCTTTCCTGCCCCACCGACCCACTGCACTGCCCAGCCAATCAGCGCCCAGGATCCCACATGGGCCCACTGCCCTCCCCACCCAATCAGCATCTACGATCCCACACAGACCTGCAGCACTGCCCACCCAATCAGAGCTCAGGCTCCCCCATGGACACTACACTGCCCAGCCAATTAGTGCCCAGGATCTCCCAAAACCCTACAGCACCCCCACCCAATCAGTGGCCAGGATCCCCTGCTGCACTCCCCAGCCAATCCCTGGCCAAGATCCCCCCACTTCTCAGCCAATCAGCATACAGAATCCCTCCTGCAGGCTGTGTCCCTGCCGGGGGGTGACGCCGTGCTGCTGTCCCCACAGAGAGCGCCCCCGAGGACTTCTACAGGCATTTTGGGGGGGCGGAGGtgccccccaccagcaccctACCCTTCCCGCCCACCAAAGCCCCAGCGCTGCCCGAGGGCTGCCCCCCACCCAAGGCCAAGGGCCCCAAGCTGCCAGGGGGCCCAGCCTTCccggggggctgggagggggcccccccccgcggcccccaCCGGCTCGGTCTGGCCACCCTGCGCCCTGAGGGGCCGCCTGAGGCCTTTGGCCCCACTACACCGCCGTACGGCCAGCCCCACCGGCACCTCGCCACCAAGAGCAAGACTGAGGTCACTGTCTGACGGCCAGCACCATCGTGGCTGACAGCCTCCCCCGGGTGTGGTGCACCAGAGCATCATAGGTCCTACGCAAACCACAACGGCTGGTCATAGCGGGAGACATACAGTCCTTCCTCCGCTGGGGATCAGAGCTGTCGGCTTTACCTCACCGCTGAAGAGGCCAGGCCGTCCCTCTCATCTGGACAATGAGTTTCAGCTGTTCTCAGCCCACCCCAGGAAAAGGCTGAGCCAGGGGCACATTGCCAGAGTGGGGTGCTGCTCAGGGGTTGGGGGCCAATGCCGGACAGACTGCAGcccccagggatggggggacaCATCGTGCTAGGGCCTGGCACCCCCGCTAGCCCCCAGGACCAGGCAGGGGAAGAGCAACGGACTCAAAGCACCATCCCAGCGCTGCCAGCAGAACCCGAGcagcctccttccctccccagcctccccttCCCCGCTGCCCCAGCCTCCACCTTGtcaataaataatacattaaacTATGTGGCCTTGATATGGATTGGCTGGGGAACCTCACGCTGCTCCCAAAACTCCAGCCCCTTCTCCGCTGACAGCAAAGCCCACTCCCACAGGGCCCAGGGAACACCCCTGATGGGGGACGTGGTGGGAACACAGCTTCCAGGGCCAACTGCAAAACCCTTTGAGCAGCTATGCAAAAACCAAACATATCTCCTCTGAAGTTTAATGGTTCTGACAGAGTTTTACCAGgggaaacagaaatgaagagatGGAGCGAGAGGACGTTGTTCCAAGCGAGGTCAGGTAAAAGCTTTCCTCCCACATAGTTACTCCTAAAATTGCAGGCTTGTGGCCCAACTCCACTTTGCTTGGCTCTGCTCAAACCATCAGCCTCTTGGGTTGCTTCCAAACAAGCACAGAGACACCATACTTGCTCCACCATGGGACCACCTTCCCTTGCAAGGCCTACAGttccatttttcagtttatctgGACAAAGGACCAACAGCTTCCCAAGGTGCTTGTGTGATTGGATGTCTCTGAAGGACATCTCAGGCTCACCTATGCTTAAGAGCAGCTTCTGGGTGGGATGAAGAGGGTTGATAGAAAAAGGGCAAGGGGGGGAAGGTGATAACATTTGCCTTTATTAGGTAACAGATGCTCACAAGCCCTGAAACAGGGTTTTCAGACAGCAGATATGTTCCCCGAGGAACCTCCCCACCACCGGTTGCACCTCATATCACAAAGCATCCCTAATCCAAAATCCACGTGGATAAATAGACTTTCTTCACATAATCCGTAAAACAATTTCCTCCCACCcgcaaacaaaaaaaagttacttgtatatatacacacacacacatataaaaaaagtTGTAGGGACAGACGGGCAGCAAATTTATGAACAGGGTAGAAAAAAGCAGGGCAAAGATCCCTTGCCCTGGAGGGGAGATAAGTCTCAGCAGTGCTAGGACCCTCCGTGGATGGTGTCATTAGCTACCGGGGTTTCAGCCCAGCAGCCTCCCAGCCCCCGGCCCAGGCAGTACTCCCTGCAGCCCATCCCACAGGACTTGGTCCACCACTACGTGACCAAGCGAAGCCTTGCTTCCCCTTTTACTAAAGCACAAAACTTCCCACGCGTTGCACGCAGATCTGAGGAAACATGAAGTAACTCAGAGGTTGATCACAGGTAAAGTGTTTctgtatttaaggaaaaaagcccaTGAGCAGGAAGACAGTGCAAAAAACACTTAGAGAAGTAGGAGGATGCGACCCACTCCCCCCAAAGATGGGATCACTGATAAACTAGAACGCTTGGGATGGGCCATCAAAAGCCACCCACACCCAAGAGCTGTTCTGTAAAGAACAGCTGGCAGCAGAAGTGGCTGCCACTGCCTGAACCAGAGCATCCCCTAGGCTGATCAGACATGCAAGTGCCACCTCTCCTCCTCAAAGGATGAGGTCCCCTCCAACTGCACAGCCCACTGGGGCTAAGGCTCCACCAGCTGTTCCCCAAATAAAGTGAGGGAGAACAGGAAGCATATTCTGGTCCCCACACTTTTGCGTGCGGCTATGGTACAGGGTCACTGGGAAGGGGCTTTGCTGGGAAACAGGTTTCTCCTGGCCCCAGTTTCCATCTTGTTGAAGCCAGACTACTCTAGGACTAGCACTAATCATGTTTAATTCCTGCAGCACATTAAATCCTCCTCACAGATGCCAGAAGACCCCATACAAAGTGAGACAACAAGCCTccatctttttcccctccttttgaAAGGAGCTCTCGTGCCTCTCTGCAAAAGCTGGATATGTGTAGAAGCTTCTTGCAAAACAGCCCAAGTTCTGATCTTACAGGAGGAATCGGGCTGTATGGGCCTGACTGGGACAGAACTAGGCTGCTGCGCACAGCTAAGTGCTTCTAGCTGCCGACACAAGCACATGCCGACTATGCACAGGGAGAAACAGTGCCGCCCACCTGCTAAAGGCCCGTTTCCGTATCTGCACACGTGAGAGGGCAATTGTTTTGCACTTCTTTGGAGAGATGCaacaggaaaggcagagagaaagagggcAAACCGTTCCTTCCCTGTCCCCGATCCGCCTCCCCCTCTTGGAAAGTCACAGGCAATTCAACACCTGCCAAGTCAAACTGCTCTGAACAGCAATGACAATGGAGCTGGGAGCCTCGTACCCTGAGCCAGTGcctcccagtccctgcaggAGCTCATGAGCTGTTGAGCAgttggagaagggaaggagaaacacctgaaggacaagTTCTGGGACTGGGAgttgagtaaaataaaaaaaaatatagtttctaAAAATTGTTTCTGCATCAACAGAAAGGCACCAGAGAAGCATTCACCCTTCGTGCAGAGTGCAGGGCGCTGCACCTCCACCTCTGCCACCACCCGGTGCCAGATGACCATGGACTCCAGGGCCTCCTACAAGGCTCTGCTTGTTGTAGGCTGCCACAAACCCAACCTCCTGCCAAAAACTGGCGGCAGCTCTGATCACAGGAAGGAGAGGTATGAagtgcagaggaagggaaatcTGCTGCATCGTTCCCTACGTTTTTGTAAAGCCACAAACACTCCTATAAAAAACATGTATAAAAACCGTAGAGAAATTTGCTGGGCAGTACTGGCCCCAAGTGATACTCCCAGAGCACCTCGGTAAGTCAGGTCTAGGGGGCTTCAgtgaaaaagcagtttcttgATGCACACACAGCTCAAGGAAAGCTGGTgccttccccctctctctcagGAACGGCCCCAGATCCCAGCAGCCACATGGGACAAGGCTTGAGCAGAtcctctgccctccccaaaggtttctttctgcagaggTGTTTGGGAAGGGAACAAGATGCCCCTGAGGACAGACACTGCATGTGCCACTTCTCTATGCCTTGGGCTTGGGGGCTTCTACccccagcagggatgggggcTCTGGGTCGGGGCAGCACTTCCCAACAGCCCCAGGCACAGTCGCAAAAACACAACTAGACAGATTCCTGTTGCAGTGCCTGAAAACAAGCAAGGAGGCTAATAAAGCTAAACCTGGggcaaggtaaaaaaaaaaacaaacccaaaacccaaaccaaaaccatccctccctctcccaccccatcGCAGCCCTAAcctagcacttttttttttttttttttaagctccaGAAGGGAAGTCCAGGCTGACAGTTGACCCGGCTGTTTTTGCATGAGGCAGCCCCACACCAGCATTAGGAGGCGGCAATGGCTGTGCCTCCACTCAGCTTGACAATCATCTGCTGGCAGTCATTGCAGGAGCGCTTGTCCCCCACCTTCTCCAGCGTGCGGGCAGCCTCAGCCAGCAGGACCGCTCGCTGGCccggggaggagaggaaggagagggggagaTGGCGGCAGGCCAAGAGGATGGCTGTGGCTCGCTCTCTCTGGCCCGGCAGGGTGTCCAGCTCACCTACGcacaaagaggagagagaaagctCACAATGAAGCTACCACCTGCATGACAAAACCCCGCCATGCGAGCCCTCGATTGGCATTAGTGAGTACAGGCATCTCTGGCTGGCATCCCCTGGCTGTGCCAAGAGGGGGGGCACTCTGTGGACCCCCAAGCAGCTCCTATAGGCTAGCAGAGGAGAACAGTCTGAGCTGGAGTCAGGCAGGGACCAGCAATCCTGTCTTCTACAGAGACGGTCCCTTTCACTTCACTTCCTAGGGCTCATCCCAGCACCGGCATGAACATCTGCCTGTTTCCTTAAACCCCCAAGGGATTTTATAACCAGCACCAGGTCTCCTGGCTCTCCCCTTTAGGATTCCTGGCTACTCCTTTGCATTGACCGCTCCGAATCCCAACCTGCCAAGTTCTGTGCATGCACGGCTGCACGAAGGCAAATATTTTCCAGCCTGCCCTCCAACAcctccagcccagggctggcagctcaCATTAACCAGCTTGTAGAGAGTATGGCAGAAGCATCACCATGAGCCATAGGCTGACGGGAGCTCGTTATCCTGAGCCTCAGATACGGGGAAGATGCTGCAGGTTGCGGCTGTGCCCCCCACCTTGCCCAAgcgctgccccctcccagccccacaggcagTGGGTCGCTGCCCGGGCCCCGGGGCTGACCTTGCTTGCTGCTCTGGGGTGTGCGTCGCCTCAAgctgtgctccagcagctggtggGTGCGGGTAGGGCTGGCACCCGCCATCAGGCGCACAGTAGCCTCGTGGAGGAAGACCTGGAAGGGAaggcaggatgggggggggtgAGAGGCAGGCTGGCACAGGGGTGATGCTGCGGCTGAACTCACGTCATCCCTCAGCCACCGTGTTTCAAGAGCAGAGCACTGACACCTTGACAACAATGGAGACCCACTTCCCCACTCCTCCCTGATCTTCCCACCTGTCTCTGGGGAATTTGCAGGTCAGGGCAACCGTGAAAAAGAGCTTTTGACACATAACTGTGAGTGGCCTggaaaaggggaggaaggagagcagagaaCAGGGTGGAAAATGAGAGAGCGAACACTGGCACTGTGGCCTAATGGGCATCTCACCCCAACAGCATCAAACTTTGAAATCCAGAGTTTGGACACTACCAGGACAATTCTCTCGTCTAAGTATTAGACTACACTTCCTCTACAGAGGCTTAAAACTAGATagactaaacaaaacagaagggggaaacacacacacccccacacccttGAAGCACCTGGTGCTCTACAGGTGCAGAAGGCCTCTGACCCCACAGCTACCCGCAGAGCAAACACGACCAAGGAAGCCTCCTTCCACACTCCCTGAAGGGACTGGCCCGGTCCAAAGCCATGTTAAGGGCCAGGATGCCACGGTACGTGCTTGGCAATACAGACATGCCCATGGTTTTATAGGTAGAAACTAAGGTGGACACCTCCCCACATGCACCAGACTCCCATGGGAGCCCCCTTATCGCCCACCAAGAGAAAGTATGGAGGCTACTGGTGGCAGACCATCCCACCTCAGGTGTCCAAACCACTCAAGCTCATGCACACCCCACAATTCCAATGGCTGCAGCTTCCCCATTAACCCACCCCAGGAAGGGCTATAGCTAAGCTggagggagagcaggcaggggagacaagCCATCACCTTGCGATAAGCAGGCCTAAAGCCGTGGGCCAGCTTGCGCAGGCTGCCGAGGTCGCGCTGGAAGCCCGTCAGCTCGGGGGCCGAGGCGTGGTAGGTCTCACCCAGGGCCTGGCTGGCGTTCGCCTGCTTCTGCCACAGGCTGGTGCGGAGAGAGAGCAGCAAGTCACAGGCCAGCAGCTGGATCATCTGCAAGAGCCAGGGGGCCCGGGCACACACGCTTATTAACACAACCCATCAGGCGAATAACAGGCCATTTGCTACACAGCTGCCGACACAGCCCACAGGAGGGTGGCCATGGCACCTCCTGCCCAGCCGGGGGGGCTCCCTGGCCCTCCCAGCTGAGCCGCCCCCACCACGAGGCACCGAAGGGAGCAGGACTTTGCCTTTCGCCCAAGTGGTGTCTCTGGGGCCGGGCACTGAGAGGTCCGGCCTAAGGAATGAGTGCCAGGCTATGCCCAAGGAGCAGCTGTCCCCTCCAGGAGGGCCAACAGCCTCCACAGGGCCGACCCTGAGCCCACCCCAGGCAAAACGTGCCAAGGGGATGTTGCACCGGCAACGCCCCAGCCTTCTGCAAAGGCTCTCCTGCCCAAGCGGCAGCTCTAACtagtgagaagcagcaaagacagCCTTGCTACctgcagagattaaaaaaaaaaaggtagtctTTTTTTTAGAGCGGCTGCCCAAAtcctttttccccatctgcTGCTGCCCCCTAGCATCGCTCGCCGTCCTAGTTGCTCTTAGGGGACTCTACCCACGCTGCCGAAGTGGAGAGTGCCTCTGTACTGCACTGCAGAAACATTGCACAGTTACTGCCACAACATGCAATGCAACTACAATGCACTACAGCTGCCACCCAGGAGTGACAGAAGGGACCAGAGCTGTGTCCCATATACCATGCAGGGCAGCTCCAGCTTCAGGTAAtcctggaaagaagagaaacgAGCCCCACGCAAACTCAGGAATAGCACAGCCCAGTCCCGCTTTTGCAGTAGAGGGTTCAAACACTTGCGAGTGCTGCCTGAAACAGAGCAGGCTCGACTTAATGAGGTCCTGCATTACGGGTGTCAGCATCTTCATTtgaggatggagatgggatgcTTTCCATGGGCCAAATTCAAAGTGGTCAAAGCACCAGAAAGGGGTGACAGCTActggcaggagaggagcaagGGCTCAGCTATCTGAGACCATGCCCAGGGAAACGATGTTGTACTTGCAGCTCTGGTCCTCCAtacagcagaggcagaaagatGGTGATACCCTTTgcaaggaaagggaggaagctTCCCCTCTACTCCCATGAGACACAGGATGGATGGAGAATGCAGATACAACAGGGAAGTGATACACCTGCAGCAAGATCAACCTTACGACCAAGACAGGCCATGCGTTATCCCAGGGCTTATAGCTCTTACATTGTTGAGGACGGTGCTGGAGACGCCGCTGCTCATGTTGAGACTGTTCCATAAGTGACTGCTGGCCCTCTCGCAGTGACTCAGGGAGCTCTGCTGTCCGTCTGCCTTCCCAGAGAGTGAGGCCTGCATGGCTCTGCACACGTAGAAGGTGGCTTTCACCAGGGCATTCCTGAAATAGAAAGAGAACATTGCTTTCAAGCAGTACCAGGTCACGCTGccacagggcagccccaggagctgaGCTCAAGCAGCATCAGCTTTCATCTTCCTGTCTTCAGGAGCAGAGATATCACAATTTCTTAGCtagaaaaaagatggaaattgCTCCTCACCTACATAGACTgcacagagaaagggaaggaaattgGCAAAGGTGTTTTAGTGGAAAAGAACCAAGATGATGACACCAGCCTTTCCATCAGTACGTgagttttgtttgattttggaAGGTGGGAGGCTGTGCAATTATAACAAAGCCAAAAGACATCCCTAAAGAAGCAATTCTGACACTTCCAGTCCACAGCTCTAATATCAGCCTGTAAGCCTTGACCTACACGTCAACTGCCGAGCACATTCGCGTGTCGTGTTATTGCGTCCCAAAGCACAAGAGGCGCACGACTCCAGAGCATAGGTAGGGGTAGCCCACAGGACAGCATCGGGGAAGAGCCACTCCCATTGAGAAGGAGTAGAGGGTTGAAAATCGTACGAGGTCTACGTACTCTGACATCTCCAGGGATTTCGGCATGCGCTCCACTTCTGCAAAATGTGACCTCACAGCTGCATCGTCCCCTCTGAGCCAACCAATTGCCATAGCCACTGCTGCTGACCACCATCTGCACACCACGTCAGGGCctgcaaaacagaattattaGCTGCAGCCCAAGAAAGGACACCCGGCTCCTTCCCGCTCAGAGAAGGAAACATGCTGCAGGAACATGGAGAGGCTTGCAAACAGCCTACACCTGACTGCAGAGTTTTGGGTGCTGAGTTTGTATTTTGTCAAGAAGAACTTACACCGTCTACTTGTCTAGAAATCTGTTGATTTTCTTCCTGACAGGGATCTCCACTCAACACCCCAAAGTAACAACTCTACTCGTATATACTGTGCCTTGGCACTAAATCACCATCAAGCTAGTAAATAATACATCAGGTTCCTCTGCAGCACTTCCTCCATTATTTCACATCTCCTCAAAAACTTCCCAAAGCCTACCTAGGGCCAAAGGACATAGGCTCTGCTACTCTGAGCTGCTTTCAAATTTCATGACAATATTGACCCAAATACAGACTTTCCtctatacaaaaaaaataatcccttgaTAAAGAAGTGTCTAGTTTTCCTTCTATGTTTGCTCTACACATTTTAGGTACAGCAGTTAGTCTGTGTCTAAAACTCCAGCTGCCAGGTACTGTCTGTACCAACACCAAACAAGACAAATGTTCCAGCAGCCTGCTACAACCAAGCCCAGATGAGTGCATGGCTCAGAGGGAGTCTACAGCTCTCGTTGTCCCGCTAAATATACACCAAGGGATCAAAAAAGTGCTTCCCAATAGATGTCCAGAGCTTGTCTACAGCAGGAGTTGGAGGTCTCTGGAGATTGAGGCATATACGTGACAGCTGATGTGAAAGCATGGTCAATCTGTATTTGGTCCAATAGGTAattaagtggaaaaaacccccctcTGTCCTGCACCTCTACTGTGACACTGCTATGTTGGTTTATACGCTACGCTCTTCCTCTTGTTCTGCATTGCCAGGAGCAAGCTCTCAGGTGAGGGCACGGGGTTCAGCTTGGAATGTGCCCAGCAATACAAATAACTACAGTCCCGCCTGCACACTCAGCATTACAATCAAATTTATGAGCCTTCCCAACCACCCTCTACCAGTCTGAAAACCACATTGcagtgtgctgctgctcagcaatTAAGTTTCACTCCAAGGACTGCACTTCTCCTTGCCTGGAGTTTGAGAGGCGGTGGGGGAGAGGGAACACGTGTATCAGCAGTAGTTCCTGCAGCCAGAAGAGCTTCGGTTCTGCCGGACTTACCCAGGGCAGACTTGAGTACAGAATTGCTGGCAAAGGGTGGGGCTCCGCTTCCCATCGAGTCCAAGAAAGAGTTGAGCAATTTCAGGTACTCCATGGCACCAGAGAACTCGCTGAAACAAGAAGGAAGGCAAACCTTCGCTATGCTGTCAAACAGGAGATACCAAAGCCTGAAGGCATTTCTCATCAGTCAcaaggcatttttaaataatgttaacCCATAAAGCCAGCAGAAAGTTCAAGCTCTACAAGTAACACAAACACTGCC
This sequence is a window from Balearica regulorum gibbericeps isolate bBalReg1 chromosome 1, bBalReg1.pri, whole genome shotgun sequence. Protein-coding genes within it:
- the SHISA8 gene encoding protein shisa-8, producing the protein MAPRSRGRMEPSYVVGICCLVLLEPGRVWSGEPSTGGPGESGNGSQAPAAETTAPAPTGAAPPGGDRCRGYYDVMGQWDPPFNCNAGIYQYCCGTCGYRFCCQFKPGRLDQSGCSNYDTPNWVNTGQPPARVDETPEDPTRDKTNMIVYIICGVVAIMVLVGIFTKLGLEKAQGPQTEMTVSRTLTDLLKQPGHGPSEHADGLMVGVQVPLGEGLARGPPRNSTDKPPLNNAVAIAPPLGRPHGHSKRLPLATSLALPTPAYAAYATLKGGESAPEDFYRHFGGAEVPPTSTLPFPPTKAPALPEGCPPPKAKGPKLPGGPAFPGGWEGAPPRGPHRLGLATLRPEGPPEAFGPTTPPYGQPHRHLATKSKTEVTV